One Turneriella parva DSM 21527 genomic region harbors:
- a CDS encoding class I SAM-dependent RNA methyltransferase, translated as MTAPPEILDVQISGLHANGFGVAHVPGLGHLYVPFAFPGQQVTVTHIKEVRSGQWQGELVDKPFHHCSLAGRCGGCLWPAVEYAAQLREKEQLFRRGIARMPAIANLPINIHAAPQATGYRSRLHLHANFFQQKFEFGFYAKGTRTPLPVTQCAVASPALQQTVTGLTALRSQNFEVVQDFGFGIELIDLVEEGKVLMTLYSTPERRDLLRTVQPVLAAADRNAIVALAHVDDATLFRWQRIGDVQMYTRAGCFQQVNRAQSDTIREILRIYLTETNSRTLLDLYSGSGNYSLPFARLVALIRGFDENQVGIGVAQHNLQQNNITNAQYTCADTASALRQMLNEPDSPSPDLVILDPARFGIGPEVPALLQRLHPRAVALVSNRMQAFTTDARRLLAAQFRPTKLHLVDCFPFTPHWNVVSFWRNT; from the coding sequence ATGACGGCGCCGCCTGAAATCCTCGACGTGCAGATTTCAGGCCTGCATGCAAATGGTTTTGGTGTTGCACACGTACCGGGACTAGGGCATCTCTATGTGCCGTTTGCTTTTCCCGGTCAGCAGGTCACCGTAACTCACATAAAAGAAGTTCGAAGTGGCCAATGGCAGGGCGAGCTTGTCGATAAGCCCTTTCATCACTGCAGTCTTGCCGGGCGCTGCGGCGGTTGCCTGTGGCCGGCAGTTGAATACGCAGCCCAGCTCAGAGAAAAAGAGCAGCTTTTCAGGCGCGGCATCGCCCGCATGCCCGCCATCGCGAACCTGCCGATCAACATTCACGCAGCGCCGCAGGCGACCGGCTACCGCAGCCGCCTGCACCTGCATGCGAACTTCTTTCAGCAAAAATTCGAGTTTGGTTTTTACGCGAAAGGCACACGCACGCCCTTGCCCGTAACCCAATGCGCGGTCGCAAGCCCTGCGTTGCAGCAGACCGTGACTGGCCTCACAGCGCTGCGTTCACAGAATTTCGAGGTCGTGCAAGACTTCGGTTTCGGCATCGAGCTCATCGATCTTGTCGAAGAGGGCAAGGTGCTCATGACGCTCTATTCAACGCCTGAACGCAGAGACCTGCTTCGCACCGTGCAGCCCGTGCTCGCGGCGGCTGACCGAAATGCAATCGTTGCGCTGGCGCATGTCGACGACGCGACGCTCTTTCGCTGGCAACGCATCGGCGACGTGCAGATGTACACACGCGCAGGCTGCTTTCAACAAGTCAACCGCGCGCAGAGCGACACCATTCGCGAAATTCTGAGGATTTATCTCACCGAGACAAACTCTCGCACTCTGCTCGACCTTTACTCTGGCAGCGGCAACTATTCGCTTCCCTTCGCGCGACTCGTCGCTTTGATACGAGGCTTTGATGAAAATCAGGTTGGTATCGGGGTGGCGCAGCACAATCTGCAACAAAACAACATTACCAATGCTCAATACACATGCGCCGACACTGCCTCTGCGCTGCGGCAGATGCTCAATGAGCCCGATTCACCTTCTCCCGATCTCGTCATTCTCGACCCTGCACGTTTTGGCATCGGCCCTGAAGTTCCGGCTCTACTGCAGCGGCTTCATCCGCGCGCCGTCGCGCTCGTTTCAAACCGAATGCAGGCATTCACGACCGACGCCCGCCGGCTTCTCGCGGCCCAATTCAGACCCACGAAGCTGCATTTGGTCGATTGTTTTCCGTTCACCCCGCACTGGAATGTGGTGAGTTTCTGGCGCAATACATGA
- a CDS encoding esterase/lipase family protein gives MLKRSAEQNLRYPVLLVHGLFSSSRTWHKTVTAFVEDYDLRYGGTVSAQPSAKIPPPTAGDFYTWNFSSNHHLTYRQQAEELAAGIEAICALNAADKVVLIGHSMGGLAARALVQLYSADRVYALITIGTPHYGSPLALLRESTQREARNLFTKLTQVLARADAPGEANPGFFRRLARRLFRVTTEAQQELDGFFSSEAFIELAPGSIALEELNRAPLPTAIRYVFITGSLTDFAAFPDPVWIARYRKLNSMWKRLAANTVQKISNRYLFGPYEEFRSYLARYLPDATEYTLAHLTDFDGAVPVLSQIIGHFRDPPLLKAVLPVYASHTRLTKRPAKIFQALAVCGAVGASQRT, from the coding sequence ATGCTCAAACGCAGCGCCGAACAGAATCTCCGGTATCCGGTTTTGCTTGTGCATGGCCTGTTCTCGAGCAGCCGCACCTGGCATAAAACTGTCACGGCCTTCGTCGAAGATTATGACCTGCGCTATGGCGGCACGGTCTCGGCCCAGCCTTCGGCCAAAATACCTCCGCCGACTGCCGGTGATTTTTATACCTGGAACTTCTCGAGTAACCACCATCTGACCTACCGGCAGCAGGCCGAAGAACTCGCAGCCGGCATCGAGGCGATCTGCGCGCTCAACGCGGCAGACAAGGTTGTCCTCATCGGTCACAGCATGGGTGGGCTTGCTGCACGCGCCCTGGTGCAGCTTTACAGCGCCGACCGGGTCTATGCGCTCATCACCATCGGCACTCCGCATTACGGCAGCCCGCTTGCCTTGCTCAGAGAATCGACGCAGCGCGAAGCGCGCAATCTTTTCACCAAACTCACCCAGGTTCTCGCGCGTGCCGACGCACCCGGTGAGGCGAACCCGGGTTTTTTTCGCCGGCTTGCGCGCCGGCTCTTTCGCGTCACGACCGAAGCGCAGCAAGAGCTCGACGGCTTCTTTTCGAGTGAGGCATTCATCGAACTTGCCCCCGGCAGCATCGCGCTCGAAGAACTCAACCGTGCTCCATTGCCGACCGCTATCAGGTATGTGTTCATCACCGGCAGTCTCACTGACTTTGCGGCGTTTCCCGACCCGGTGTGGATTGCCCGCTACAGAAAACTCAACAGCATGTGGAAAAGACTCGCCGCAAACACAGTTCAGAAAATTTCGAACCGTTATTTATTCGGCCCTTACGAAGAGTTTCGCAGCTATCTCGCCCGGTATCTGCCCGATGCGACCGAATACACTTTGGCGCATTTAACTGATTTCGATGGCGCGGTGCCGGTGCTCAGCCAGATCATCGGGCACTTTAGAGATCCACCTTTGTTAAAGGCTGTCTTGCCGGTTTATGCCAGCCACACCAGGTTAACCAAGCGGCCGGCCAAAATTTTTCAGGCACTCGCGGTTTGTGGCGCGGTCGGCGCGTCTCAGAGAACATGA
- a CDS encoding YdcH family protein has product MAEAHHDIHHEFPEHRDLIIRLKTSDAHFHKLSEEYAELTHKIETLERNGSPESDAFMEEQKKKRLGLKDQLFHILSANK; this is encoded by the coding sequence ATGGCAGAAGCACACCACGACATTCACCACGAATTTCCCGAACACCGCGACCTGATTATTCGCCTCAAGACATCTGATGCGCATTTTCATAAACTCAGCGAAGAATATGCTGAACTGACGCACAAGATTGAAACGCTTGAGCGCAACGGCAGCCCCGAGTCTGATGCGTTCATGGAAGAGCAGAAGAAGAAGCGTCTGGGCCTGAAGGACCAGCTTTTTCACATACTGTCGGCAAACAAGTAA
- a CDS encoding succinate dehydrogenase cytochrome b subunit — protein sequence MSQATAASPFLLATSLGKKYLMALSGLFLVSFLPVHLAGNFLLFKNDGGAAFDAYSVFMSTSPIIRVLEVTLVLGFAVHIIDALLLTLRNRSARPVGYKGGKGGRSALFSTYMGVTGSIILIYLIIHINSFTLKHRIYEPDNLAFYHTVKSAFETQWGGFYAWFYVAAMLLMGFHLNHGFSSAFQSLGLNHRKYTPLIKKIGLLYSIAIPVGFASIPVFFQLRYLNLF from the coding sequence ATGTCACAGGCAACCGCAGCATCTCCGTTTTTACTCGCCACCTCGCTGGGCAAAAAATACCTTATGGCCCTGTCGGGTCTCTTTCTCGTGAGCTTTCTTCCCGTGCACCTGGCGGGCAACTTCTTGCTCTTTAAGAACGACGGCGGGGCGGCCTTTGATGCCTATTCAGTGTTCATGAGCACGTCACCGATTATCCGTGTGCTCGAAGTCACGCTGGTTCTGGGGTTTGCCGTTCACATTATCGATGCACTGCTCTTGACCTTGCGCAACAGGTCGGCCCGCCCTGTCGGCTACAAAGGCGGCAAAGGCGGCCGCTCTGCCCTGTTCTCAACCTATATGGGCGTAACCGGCTCCATCATTCTGATCTATCTGATTATCCATATCAATTCTTTCACACTCAAGCACCGCATCTACGAACCCGACAACCTCGCGTTTTATCACACTGTAAAATCGGCATTCGAAACGCAGTGGGGTGGCTTCTACGCCTGGTTCTATGTTGCGGCGATGCTGCTGATGGGCTTTCACCTGAACCACGGTTTTTCGAGCGCGTTCCAGTCGCTCGGTCTCAACCACCGCAAGTACACACCGCTGATCAAGAAAATCGGCCTGCTCTATTCTATCGCGATTCCGGTCGGTTTTGCCTCGATACCCGTCTTTTTTCAACTGCGTTATCTGAACCTGTTCTGA
- a CDS encoding fumarate reductase/succinate dehydrogenase flavoprotein subunit, with product MKLDAKIPQGPLETKWRDYKSKLKLVNPANKRKLDVIVVGTGLAGAAAAASMGELGYNVHAFSFHDSPRRAHSIAAQGGINAAKNYHNDGDSVYRLFYDTVKGGDYRAREGNVYRLAELSVNIIDQAVAQGVPFAREYGGMLDNRSFGGAQVSRTFYAKGQTGQQLLLGAYSALNRQIHEGTVKMYNRHEMLDVVVVNGHAKGIITRNLLTGEIKRFAAHAVVLATGGYGNVYFLSTNAMLSNVTASWRAHKRGAFFANPCYTQIHPTCIPTSGDYQSKLTLMSESLRNDGRVWVPKDKATAERVQRGEITANDIAEADRDYFLERRYPAFGNLVPRDVASRAAKERCDAGFGVNATGLSVFLDFKASIDRLGEHTIAERYGNLFEMYEKISGENPYKMPMKIYPAVHYTMGGLWVDYNLMSTIPGLYVGGEANFSDHGANRLGASALMQGLADGYFVLPATIGDYLAGVGFDRPSTVGKEFDEAEDNVKTQTSSMLATKGKKTVDELHKRLGHIMWEYVGMARTEAGLKKAIGEIQQVKEDFKKDVNVPGSGDSLNDSLEKAGRVKDFIELGELMARDALNRNESCGGHFREEYQTEDGEAKRDDTNYSYVAAWEYKGDNTPQELHKEELKFDVVHPSQRSYK from the coding sequence ATGAAACTCGACGCGAAAATACCTCAGGGCCCTCTCGAAACCAAGTGGCGCGACTATAAATCAAAACTCAAACTCGTCAACCCGGCCAACAAGCGAAAGCTCGACGTAATCGTCGTCGGCACCGGCCTCGCGGGGGCTGCAGCCGCAGCTTCAATGGGCGAACTGGGCTACAATGTGCACGCTTTCTCGTTTCATGACAGCCCGCGCCGCGCGCACTCGATTGCGGCACAGGGGGGGATCAACGCCGCCAAGAACTATCACAACGACGGCGATTCTGTTTACCGGCTTTTTTACGATACTGTGAAGGGTGGTGACTACCGTGCACGCGAGGGCAATGTTTACCGCCTCGCAGAACTTTCGGTCAACATCATCGACCAGGCCGTGGCGCAGGGCGTACCCTTCGCACGCGAATACGGCGGCATGCTCGATAACCGCTCATTCGGCGGAGCTCAGGTTTCACGAACCTTTTACGCCAAAGGCCAGACCGGCCAGCAACTACTGCTCGGCGCCTACAGCGCGCTCAACCGCCAGATTCATGAAGGCACAGTCAAGATGTACAACCGTCATGAAATGCTCGACGTGGTTGTCGTTAACGGCCACGCAAAAGGTATCATCACGCGCAATCTGCTGACCGGCGAGATTAAGCGCTTTGCTGCACACGCAGTTGTACTCGCGACCGGCGGTTATGGCAACGTCTACTTTCTTTCAACGAACGCAATGCTGTCGAACGTGACCGCCTCGTGGCGCGCGCACAAGCGCGGTGCATTCTTCGCAAACCCGTGCTACACTCAGATTCACCCGACGTGTATTCCCACGAGCGGTGACTACCAGTCAAAACTAACGCTGATGAGCGAATCGCTCAGAAACGACGGCCGCGTCTGGGTACCGAAAGACAAGGCAACGGCTGAACGCGTACAGCGCGGCGAAATTACTGCAAACGACATCGCCGAAGCAGACCGCGACTACTTTCTCGAACGCCGCTACCCTGCATTCGGTAACCTGGTGCCCCGCGACGTTGCCTCACGCGCTGCCAAAGAACGCTGCGACGCCGGCTTCGGCGTCAACGCTACGGGGCTCTCGGTCTTTCTTGATTTCAAGGCGTCGATCGATCGCCTCGGCGAGCACACCATCGCTGAACGTTATGGCAACCTCTTCGAAATGTACGAAAAGATCTCGGGCGAAAACCCTTACAAGATGCCGATGAAAATTTACCCTGCCGTTCACTACACGATGGGCGGGCTCTGGGTTGACTACAACCTGATGTCGACGATTCCGGGGCTTTACGTCGGTGGCGAAGCGAACTTCTCAGACCACGGCGCGAACCGTCTTGGCGCATCGGCGCTGATGCAGGGCCTCGCCGACGGTTATTTTGTTCTGCCGGCAACGATCGGCGATTATCTCGCAGGCGTCGGTTTTGACCGCCCATCGACTGTCGGCAAAGAATTTGACGAAGCCGAAGATAATGTGAAGACCCAGACATCCTCAATGCTTGCGACCAAAGGCAAAAAGACAGTCGATGAACTGCACAAACGCCTTGGCCACATCATGTGGGAATACGTCGGCATGGCACGTACCGAAGCCGGGCTGAAAAAAGCGATCGGCGAAATTCAGCAGGTTAAAGAAGACTTCAAGAAAGATGTGAACGTGCCCGGCAGCGGTGACTCGCTCAACGACTCGCTCGAAAAAGCGGGTCGTGTGAAAGACTTCATCGAACTCGGTGAACTGATGGCACGCGATGCATTAAACCGAAACGAATCGTGCGGCGGTCACTTTCGTGAAGAATACCAGACCGAAGACGGCGAAGCAAAACGCGACGACACAAACTACTCGTACGTTGCTGCGTGGGAATACAAAGGCGACAACACGCCGCAAGAGCTGCACAAAGAAGAGCTCAAGTTCGACGTGGTTCACCCGAGCCAGCGCAGCTACAAGTAA
- a CDS encoding DUF2845 domain-containing protein gives MKTRMLFLAATVLATLSANNDEQIRCDGKLLGAGRSRLEVLRYCGEPQDKVAFLDERVIHRRFSNVLVGSFRETRQTGTYVDTSRSAVSTETNPRDKEPVLAGQQPQQVPAHQHDERRIVTDTTVVSQSSYTLLSSYWECQKQSVFVDEYTYNFGSGKFMTFVRFENGRVKSIKFGEYGF, from the coding sequence ATGAAGACCCGTATGCTATTTCTTGCCGCGACCGTGCTTGCAACGCTAAGCGCCAACAACGACGAACAGATTCGCTGCGACGGTAAACTTCTCGGAGCGGGCCGATCGCGTCTTGAGGTGCTGCGCTATTGCGGCGAACCGCAGGACAAAGTCGCCTTTCTCGACGAACGGGTGATACACAGGCGCTTTTCGAATGTGCTTGTGGGGTCATTCAGAGAGACCCGGCAGACCGGCACGTACGTCGATACGTCACGCAGTGCCGTCAGCACAGAAACCAACCCGCGCGATAAGGAGCCGGTGCTAGCAGGGCAGCAGCCGCAGCAGGTACCCGCGCACCAACACGACGAGCGCCGTATTGTGACAGACACGACCGTGGTCAGCCAGAGTTCTTATACGCTGCTGTCTTCGTATTGGGAATGCCAGAAACAATCGGTATTTGTCGACGAATACACGTATAACTTCGGCAGCGGCAAGTTTATGACGTTTGTGCGGTTCGAAAATGGCCGGGTGAAAAGCATAAAATTCGGCGAATACGGATTTTAA
- a CDS encoding neutral/alkaline ceramidase, whose translation MSERIAAGEGRYEVGCGIYDVTGPAAEVGMMGFAEVAQTTQGIYMRLWSRAFIIGDGQRRIVYVCADLCMIYQAVKQAVAEKVSKDAVLKDHYNDKNILISATHTHSGPGGYSHHFLYNLTTKGFIPQNFDAIVEGIYQSIRRAHANLEPAQIYMARGRLDGYGFNRATRPYAMNPAEERERYGSDLDNEMTLLKFVALEVKGETEGMDARGSRGTRGASGRDPVGMDARGSRGTRGASGRELGMINWLGVHPTSVGPANRLIGGDHKGLAEYWFEKSKNADFKSDKPFVAAFALAPAGDVSPNLWGVADGIHDYEHMEIIARKQYEKAVELYETATEVIQGPVDARHRYVDFSRLHIDALNVDTVPAAMGASFLAGSTEDNESQVKVFHEGVTVDSLQGNERIISSAIDSAFGAVWPKTLSEDFIKGHAPKKILVPTGLATFDGNPWTPQILPVQVVRLGQLAIAAQPTEITTMAGRRIVQTLQDVMAKAGITHAVVASHSNAYSSYVTTREEYAGQEYEGASTHFGPYTLEGFQQEFARLGAAIAEGSGVPQGVYPKDYRLTQLTLQPGVVYDAPSKGRKFGDVLVDAAPEYQIGSEVVVEFQSAHPRNDLMTMQDFALVQRKTDGGDWVDVCGDRDPQLTFTWQRLRGAESKAILRWKTQSMTAKGARGAEPGEYRLVHRGVAKAFWFGRKTRFEGVSRVFRLV comes from the coding sequence ATGTCAGAGAGAATAGCCGCAGGCGAAGGTCGCTATGAGGTTGGCTGCGGAATTTATGACGTGACTGGCCCGGCGGCAGAGGTCGGTATGATGGGTTTTGCCGAAGTGGCGCAGACAACGCAGGGCATTTATATGCGCCTGTGGTCGCGTGCGTTTATCATAGGCGACGGGCAGCGCCGCATTGTCTATGTCTGCGCCGATCTTTGCATGATCTACCAGGCGGTGAAGCAGGCAGTTGCTGAAAAGGTCAGCAAAGATGCCGTGCTCAAAGACCACTACAACGACAAAAATATTCTGATCAGCGCAACGCACACGCACAGCGGGCCCGGCGGATATTCTCACCACTTTCTCTATAATCTGACGACAAAAGGTTTTATTCCGCAGAATTTCGACGCGATCGTCGAGGGCATTTACCAGTCGATCAGGCGCGCACATGCAAATCTTGAACCCGCACAAATCTACATGGCACGCGGGCGGCTCGATGGTTATGGCTTCAACCGCGCGACGAGACCCTATGCGATGAACCCCGCAGAAGAGCGCGAGCGTTATGGCTCTGATCTCGATAACGAGATGACGCTGCTCAAATTTGTTGCGTTAGAAGTAAAGGGCGAAACAGAGGGCATGGATGCCCGAGGTTCGCGCGGCACACGAGGTGCCTCGGGGCGCGATCCAGTGGGCATGGATGCCCGAGGTTCGCGCGGCACACGAGGTGCCTCGGGGCGCGAACTCGGCATGATCAACTGGCTCGGCGTGCACCCAACTTCAGTCGGGCCTGCCAATCGCCTCATCGGCGGCGACCACAAGGGTCTCGCTGAATATTGGTTTGAAAAAAGCAAAAATGCGGATTTCAAAAGCGACAAGCCTTTTGTCGCCGCGTTTGCGTTGGCACCCGCCGGCGATGTTTCCCCCAATCTATGGGGCGTCGCCGATGGTATTCACGACTACGAACACATGGAGATCATTGCGCGCAAGCAATATGAAAAAGCGGTTGAACTTTATGAGACAGCAACCGAGGTAATTCAGGGGCCGGTCGACGCGCGCCACCGGTACGTTGACTTTTCGCGGCTGCACATCGACGCGCTGAACGTCGATACGGTACCCGCTGCGATGGGGGCGAGCTTTCTCGCCGGTTCAACCGAAGACAACGAGTCGCAGGTGAAGGTGTTTCACGAGGGGGTCACCGTTGATTCACTGCAGGGCAATGAACGCATTATTTCGTCGGCTATCGATTCTGCATTCGGTGCTGTGTGGCCAAAAACCCTTTCAGAAGATTTTATCAAGGGGCATGCGCCCAAGAAAATTCTGGTGCCGACAGGCCTTGCAACCTTTGACGGCAACCCCTGGACACCGCAGATTCTGCCGGTGCAGGTCGTGCGCCTGGGGCAACTTGCGATCGCGGCGCAGCCCACAGAAATCACGACCATGGCCGGCCGGCGCATTGTACAGACGCTGCAAGACGTTATGGCGAAAGCCGGTATTACGCATGCCGTGGTCGCCTCTCACTCGAACGCCTATTCGTCGTACGTGACGACCCGCGAAGAATACGCGGGACAAGAGTACGAAGGTGCGTCGACGCACTTCGGGCCCTATACACTCGAAGGCTTTCAGCAAGAATTCGCCCGGTTGGGCGCGGCAATCGCCGAAGGCAGCGGTGTGCCGCAAGGCGTTTACCCAAAAGATTATCGTCTGACACAGTTGACGCTGCAGCCAGGTGTTGTCTACGATGCCCCTTCAAAGGGCCGAAAATTCGGTGACGTGCTTGTAGACGCTGCGCCCGAATACCAGATCGGCAGCGAGGTTGTTGTCGAATTTCAATCCGCACACCCGCGCAATGACCTGATGACGATGCAAGATTTCGCGCTGGTTCAGCGCAAGACCGACGGAGGCGATTGGGTAGACGTCTGCGGCGACCGCGACCCGCAGCTGACCTTCACCTGGCAGCGCCTCAGGGGGGCCGAATCGAAAGCAATACTGCGTTGGAAAACGCAGTCCATGACAGCCAAGGGCGCGCGCGGCGCCGAGCCGGGCGAATACCGTTTGGTGCACCGTGGTGTCGCCAAAGCCTTCTGGTTCGGCCGAAAGACCCGCTTCGAGGGCGTCAGCCGCGTCTTTAGGCTGGTTTGA
- a CDS encoding DsbA family protein has protein sequence MPAGAKAEIIYVFDGYCGWCWGIANVVARLAEDFSDRFDFSALSGGLVLGPRIGPLGDFADYIERAMPRVEQMTGAIFSEAHRKLIRQRETIQDSTMPAMAFALVVETKPQTDTMKLAHAILRLNFEEGKVLSDPESYGDLFAAFGVPASAIADLKNRTALAGAEAQFARAREMGAESFPTIVYGREGQYFPLCQGFQSYENLSHALTVLHKEPPPL, from the coding sequence ATGCCCGCAGGTGCCAAAGCCGAAATAATTTATGTCTTTGACGGTTATTGCGGGTGGTGCTGGGGCATCGCCAATGTCGTGGCGCGGCTGGCAGAAGATTTTTCAGACCGGTTCGATTTTTCTGCGCTTTCGGGCGGGCTTGTACTGGGCCCGCGCATCGGCCCGCTCGGCGATTTCGCCGATTATATCGAACGCGCGATGCCGCGCGTTGAACAGATGACCGGCGCGATTTTTTCAGAGGCACACCGCAAACTCATTCGGCAGCGCGAAACAATACAAGACTCGACGATGCCCGCAATGGCGTTTGCGCTCGTGGTCGAGACAAAGCCCCAAACCGACACGATGAAACTCGCGCACGCGATTCTGCGTCTGAATTTCGAAGAGGGCAAGGTGCTGTCAGACCCTGAAAGTTATGGCGACCTGTTCGCTGCTTTTGGGGTACCCGCCTCAGCGATCGCCGATCTTAAGAACCGCACTGCGCTCGCGGGCGCCGAAGCGCAATTCGCGCGTGCGCGTGAAATGGGAGCGGAGTCTTTTCCCACAATCGTTTATGGCCGCGAAGGGCAATACTTTCCGCTTTGCCAAGGTTTTCAGTCTTATGAAAATCTCTCGCATGCGTTAACGGTGTTGCATAAAGAACCCCCGCCGCTATGA
- a CDS encoding amino acid--tRNA ligase-related protein, giving the protein MNPAVLRSEAIRAARGFFAAEHLLEVRTNRLVSSAAMEPYIDGFAITGADGNHLGYLATSPEFALKKLFSAELGASPAAQGIYEIAPVFRDDRPGKNHSSEFTMLEWYRRDYTLAEIISQALRLINHLAATMRISEFHAGVTEFQITAEFEKILQRPLPADKFRYTQVYKEHFGALPHHVNPLDAEIACFNLLFDAWLLPVIKNQAGLVCVSGYPECLAAMARVTHGIAERTEIFYAGLELANAYCEEYDAGTIRERWAANNEIRRLRGVAEHPLDERLLETLSCMKGVSGIAVGLERLLIAFFPQLSARSFSES; this is encoded by the coding sequence ATGAATCCCGCTGTTTTGCGCAGCGAGGCCATACGCGCTGCGCGCGGTTTTTTCGCCGCTGAACATCTGCTTGAGGTGCGAACGAATCGTCTCGTGTCTTCTGCCGCAATGGAACCCTATATCGACGGCTTTGCAATTACCGGTGCAGACGGCAATCACCTCGGCTACCTCGCAACTTCGCCTGAATTCGCGCTGAAAAAACTCTTCAGTGCAGAACTGGGCGCCTCACCGGCGGCGCAGGGCATCTATGAAATCGCGCCGGTTTTTCGCGACGACAGGCCAGGCAAAAACCACAGCAGCGAGTTCACCATGCTTGAATGGTACCGCCGCGACTACACGCTCGCTGAAATAATTTCACAGGCATTGCGCCTCATTAACCACCTTGCAGCGACTATGAGGATTTCTGAATTTCATGCAGGCGTTACCGAATTTCAGATAACGGCTGAATTTGAGAAGATTTTGCAGCGCCCGCTGCCCGCAGATAAATTTCGCTACACACAGGTCTATAAAGAGCATTTTGGTGCGCTGCCCCACCACGTGAACCCGCTGGATGCCGAAATCGCGTGCTTTAACCTGTTGTTCGATGCCTGGCTCTTGCCAGTCATCAAGAATCAAGCCGGGCTGGTTTGCGTCTCAGGGTACCCTGAATGCCTTGCGGCGATGGCGCGTGTCACGCATGGCATAGCTGAACGCACAGAAATATTTTATGCCGGACTTGAACTGGCAAATGCATACTGTGAAGAATACGACGCCGGCACAATCAGGGAAAGGTGGGCAGCAAACAATGAGATCCGCAGATTGCGTGGTGTTGCAGAGCACCCTCTCGACGAAAGACTGCTTGAAACCTTGAGCTGCATGAAGGGCGTCAGCGGCATCGCCGTCGGCCTCGAAAGGTTATTGATAGCTTTTTTTCCGCAGCTCAGCGCCAGAAGCTTTTCAGAGAGTTAA